A genomic window from Streptomyces sp. WMMC940 includes:
- a CDS encoding copper resistance CopC/CopD family protein — translation MTTTAPRLGAATLLRLLLITAALLGTVLTGTANAHAALTGSNPKDGAVLAVAPKDVTLTFSEQVALGNDSIRVLDPRSKRIDAGEVRNLGTAGLVRYGVALRSGLPDGTYTVAWQAVSADSHPIAGAFTFSIGAPSKTAVELPEQEAGGGLVGSLYGVARYASYAGFTVMVGAAAFVLACWPRGAVVRPVQRLVAYGWVTLTAATLAMLMLRSPYTGSGGLGDAFDLTGLQSVLATKTGAALVSRLLLLGAAALFIAVLFGAYAKRATGAEGTAEPGVPRPDGAEGTADPGADAAGGEPESARERAEEKQDLTFGLAVGGTVVAAGIAATWALSEHASTGVQAGLAMPVDVLHLLAVAAWLGGLATLLVALHRAPSVGRAAVLRFSRVAFWSVVVLAATGLYQSWRQVGSWSALTGTSYGRLLLVKIGLVALLVGIAWFSRRWTARLSERTPTDADGETADGEKADAGADASTEGDGGTRAAGTAPAASDDPLRAAQLARQDAAVAAAARKRLRDADPERSGLRRSVLAEAGVAVVLLAVTTVLTSTEPGRTEEQAARAGGGTSETAASKPVDVTLPFDTGGANGKGTVRLTISPGRSGANELRLWTEGPGRRPLDAPEVKVAFTLTAEKIGPLPLVPERVAAGQWSASNIQIPLPGEWQVRITVRTSDIDQTTVEKNVRIG, via the coding sequence ATGACCACCACCGCCCCGCGCCTCGGCGCGGCGACTCTCCTGCGGCTGCTGCTGATCACCGCGGCGCTGCTCGGCACCGTGCTCACCGGCACGGCGAACGCGCACGCCGCCCTGACCGGGAGCAACCCGAAGGACGGGGCGGTGCTGGCCGTCGCCCCCAAGGACGTCACGCTCACCTTCTCCGAGCAGGTCGCCCTGGGGAACGACTCGATCCGCGTCCTCGACCCCAGGAGCAAACGCATCGACGCCGGCGAGGTGAGGAACCTCGGCACGGCGGGCCTCGTCAGGTACGGGGTGGCCCTGCGATCCGGCCTGCCGGACGGCACGTACACGGTCGCCTGGCAGGCCGTCTCCGCCGACAGCCACCCGATCGCCGGCGCGTTCACCTTCTCGATCGGGGCGCCCTCGAAGACCGCCGTCGAACTCCCGGAGCAGGAGGCGGGCGGCGGGCTCGTCGGCTCGCTCTACGGCGTCGCGCGGTACGCGTCGTACGCGGGGTTCACCGTCATGGTCGGCGCTGCCGCGTTCGTGCTGGCCTGCTGGCCGCGCGGGGCGGTCGTCCGGCCGGTGCAGCGGCTCGTGGCGTACGGCTGGGTGACGCTCACCGCCGCCACCCTCGCGATGCTGATGCTGCGCAGCCCCTACACCGGCTCGGGCGGACTCGGCGACGCCTTCGACCTCACCGGGCTGCAGTCGGTCCTCGCGACCAAGACCGGGGCGGCGCTCGTCTCACGGCTGCTGCTGCTCGGCGCGGCGGCGCTGTTCATCGCGGTGCTGTTCGGGGCGTACGCGAAGCGCGCCACCGGGGCGGAGGGCACCGCGGAACCCGGCGTGCCCCGCCCGGACGGGGCGGAGGGCACCGCGGACCCGGGTGCGGACGCCGCCGGGGGCGAGCCGGAATCGGCCCGGGAACGGGCCGAGGAGAAGCAGGACCTCACCTTCGGTCTGGCCGTCGGCGGCACGGTCGTCGCGGCCGGGATCGCCGCCACCTGGGCCCTGTCCGAGCACGCCTCGACCGGTGTCCAGGCCGGTCTCGCGATGCCCGTCGACGTGCTGCACCTGCTGGCCGTCGCCGCATGGCTCGGCGGCCTGGCCACGCTGCTCGTGGCGCTCCACCGGGCGCCCTCCGTCGGACGGGCGGCCGTCCTCCGCTTCTCCCGGGTGGCGTTCTGGTCCGTCGTCGTCCTCGCCGCGACCGGGCTCTACCAGTCCTGGCGGCAGGTCGGCTCGTGGTCGGCCCTGACCGGCACCTCGTACGGACGGCTGCTGCTGGTCAAGATCGGGCTGGTCGCACTGCTGGTCGGGATCGCCTGGTTCTCGCGGCGCTGGACGGCACGGCTGTCGGAACGTACGCCGACGGACGCGGACGGCGAGACGGCGGACGGGGAGAAGGCGGACGCGGGGGCGGACGCCTCCACCGAGGGGGACGGCGGGACCCGTGCCGCCGGCACGGCGCCGGCGGCGTCCGACGACCCCCTGCGCGCCGCCCAACTCGCCCGGCAGGACGCCGCCGTGGCCGCGGCCGCCCGCAAGCGCCTCAGGGACGCCGACCCGGAGCGGTCCGGACTGCGCCGTTCCGTCCTCGCGGAGGCCGGCGTCGCCGTCGTCCTGCTCGCCGTGACGACGGTCCTGACGTCCACCGAGCCCGGCCGTACGGAGGAGCAGGCCGCGCGGGCGGGCGGCGGGACCTCCGAGACCGCGGCGTCCAAGCCCGTCGACGTCACCCTGCCCTTCGACACCGGCGGCGCGAACGGCAAGGGAACGGTCCGGCTGACCATCAGCCCCGGCCGCTCGGGCGCCAACGAACTGCGTCTGTGGACCGAGGGTCCGGGCCGACGGCCCCTGGACGCTCCCGAGGTCAAGGTCGCCTTCACCCTGACCGCGGAGAAGATCGGTCCACTCCCGCTGGTCCCGGAACGCGTCGCGGCCGGCCAGTGGAGCGCGAGCAACATCCAGATCCCGCTGCCGGGCGAATGGCAGGTCCGGATCACCGTACGGACGTCGGACATCGACCAGACGACCGTCGAGAAGAACGTGAGGATCGGCTGA
- a CDS encoding copper chaperone PCu(A)C: MTRRTLTSLAAALALSAGPVLAGCASSAPELTVDGAFMPQPVGDMAGGFLTVTNSGDTADRLTSVTSSLSDDVQIHETKDSRMRQVTSLDVPPNGELRLERGGDHLMFMGIKEQPQQGDTIDVELHFEKSEPIRVELPVEERTHNPKQH, encoded by the coding sequence GTGACCCGCCGCACGCTGACCTCCCTCGCCGCGGCACTGGCCCTCTCCGCCGGTCCGGTGCTGGCGGGCTGTGCCTCGTCCGCACCCGAGCTGACGGTCGACGGGGCGTTCATGCCGCAGCCCGTCGGCGACATGGCGGGCGGCTTCCTCACCGTCACCAACAGCGGCGACACCGCGGACAGGCTGACCTCCGTCACCAGCAGCCTCTCGGACGACGTCCAGATACACGAGACGAAGGACAGCAGGATGCGGCAGGTGACGTCGCTCGACGTTCCCCCCAACGGGGAGCTGCGGCTGGAACGCGGTGGCGACCACCTCATGTTCATGGGCATCAAGGAGCAGCCGCAGCAGGGCGACACGATCGACGTCGAGCTGCACTTCGAGAAGTCGGAACCGATCAGGGTCGAGCTCCCCGTCGAGGAGCGGACCCACAACCCGAAGCAGCACTGA
- a CDS encoding SCO family protein: MRNKIVTAAALAVAAALSLSACDGGSDKADGSVAEVSAQPKGKAATVLDRPFEKPDLVLTDTTGKPYDLRERTKGKPTLIYFGYTHCPDVCPLTMSNIAVARKQLPKADQDRLQVVFVTTDPERDTAAELAKWLPAAGDPSFVGLTGDFPTIQAGARQLGIGIEPPTKDKNGKVVSMHGTQVVAFSPKTDRGYVLYGEDTTPEDFAEDLPELVEGENP; this comes from the coding sequence ATGCGCAACAAGATCGTGACGGCCGCCGCCCTGGCGGTGGCAGCCGCACTCTCCCTCTCCGCCTGCGACGGGGGGTCCGACAAGGCGGACGGCTCCGTCGCCGAGGTCTCCGCCCAGCCCAAGGGCAAGGCCGCGACCGTCCTCGACCGGCCCTTCGAGAAGCCGGACCTCGTCCTCACGGACACCACGGGCAAGCCGTACGACCTCCGCGAGCGGACCAAGGGCAAACCGACACTGATCTACTTCGGCTACACCCACTGCCCCGACGTCTGCCCGCTGACGATGAGCAACATCGCCGTCGCCAGGAAGCAGCTGCCCAAGGCCGACCAGGACAGGCTCCAGGTCGTCTTCGTCACCACCGACCCCGAGCGGGACACCGCGGCCGAACTGGCCAAGTGGCTGCCCGCCGCGGGCGACCCCTCCTTCGTCGGACTCACCGGCGACTTCCCGACCATCCAGGCCGGGGCGCGCCAACTGGGCATCGGCATCGAGCCCCCCACGAAGGACAAGAACGGCAAGGTCGTGTCCATGCACGGCACGCAGGTCGTGGCGTTCTCCCCGAAGACCGACCGGGGCTACGTCCTGTACGGCGAGGACACCACCCCCGAGGACTTCGCCGAGGACCTCCCCGAGCTCGTCGAGGGGGAGAACCCGTGA
- a CDS encoding YcnI family copper-binding membrane protein: MNKISRLAVAGGVAASSVLLLCGPALAHVSVQPQGEAAKGGYATVNFKVPNERDNASTVKLEVTVPADHPLSSVMPQPVPGWKAEVTKTKLAKPLSVHGKQITEAVSKITWTAAGGKIGPGEFQQFPVSLGRLPEDADKLVFKALQTYDNKEVVRWIEEPQEGAAEPEHPAPVLALSAATGDHHGGDDKSAADGKNAAHAADHADGEGGTTASSTDTTARVLAVVGILVGAGGVAFGVLAGRRRTV; this comes from the coding sequence ATGAACAAGATCTCTCGCCTCGCCGTCGCCGGCGGCGTCGCCGCCTCCTCCGTGCTGCTGCTCTGCGGCCCCGCCCTCGCGCACGTCAGCGTGCAGCCCCAGGGCGAGGCCGCGAAGGGCGGCTACGCCACGGTCAACTTCAAGGTCCCGAACGAGCGCGACAACGCATCGACGGTGAAGCTCGAGGTCACCGTCCCCGCCGACCACCCGCTCTCGTCCGTGATGCCGCAGCCCGTCCCGGGCTGGAAGGCCGAGGTCACCAAGACCAAGCTGGCCAAGCCGCTGAGCGTGCACGGCAAGCAGATCACCGAGGCCGTCTCGAAGATCACCTGGACCGCGGCCGGCGGCAAGATCGGCCCCGGTGAGTTCCAGCAGTTCCCGGTGTCCCTCGGCCGGTTGCCGGAGGACGCCGACAAGCTCGTCTTCAAGGCGCTCCAGACGTACGACAACAAGGAGGTCGTGCGCTGGATCGAGGAGCCGCAGGAGGGCGCGGCCGAGCCGGAGCACCCCGCGCCCGTGCTCGCCCTGTCCGCGGCGACCGGTGACCACCACGGTGGCGACGACAAGAGCGCGGCGGACGGCAAGAACGCCGCCCACGCCGCGGATCACGCGGACGGCGAGGGCGGGACCACGGCGAGCTCCACGGACACCACGGCGCGGGTCCTCGCCGTCGTCGGCATCCTCGTGGGTGCCGGTGGCGTGGCCTTCGGCGTGCTGGCCGGCCGCCGTCGCACCGTCTGA